One Luteibacter sp. 9135 DNA segment encodes these proteins:
- a CDS encoding response regulator: MTTLNAQGDIQPFHFPTTTVLVDDHEEYLDVVPLLLDPMVRVRTFSSPRSALATLGNNGSRPVPGGGWLYRWKDRPSETQELVALDIDSIHRVVYDPERFAEISVVVVDQAMPEMDGITFCKRLPNPHIGKILLTGRADDATAIDAFNSGVIDRFIRKNDPLAIEKLQTAIVELQRRYFDRASAFVAETLALGNFRFLRDPAFREVLQSVTATFQPVECYVHCNPTGLLLVDAWGIGRFLLVQTDEDLRTHYEIAADLGAPGAVLDALRSGDALPWFNSRDGFYHKGVEHPENHMYAATAVSGEQWYYYALIDEVERFRLQHVKSYRTWLREQDLSLAADSRPRFI, encoded by the coding sequence GTGACGACGTTGAACGCACAGGGCGACATCCAGCCTTTCCATTTCCCGACGACCACCGTGCTCGTCGACGACCACGAGGAATACCTCGACGTGGTCCCGCTCCTGCTCGACCCCATGGTCCGGGTGCGCACCTTCAGTTCGCCGCGCAGCGCGCTGGCCACGCTGGGCAACAACGGCAGCCGGCCGGTGCCCGGGGGCGGCTGGCTTTACCGCTGGAAGGACCGCCCCTCGGAAACCCAGGAGCTGGTAGCCCTGGACATCGACTCGATCCACCGCGTGGTCTACGACCCGGAACGCTTCGCCGAGATCTCGGTGGTGGTGGTGGACCAGGCCATGCCCGAGATGGACGGCATCACCTTCTGCAAGCGCCTGCCCAACCCGCACATCGGCAAGATCCTGCTCACCGGTCGTGCCGACGACGCCACGGCGATCGACGCCTTCAACTCGGGCGTGATCGACCGGTTCATCCGCAAGAACGATCCCCTGGCTATCGAAAAACTGCAGACCGCCATCGTCGAACTGCAGCGCCGCTACTTCGACCGCGCCAGCGCCTTCGTGGCCGAGACCCTCGCCCTGGGCAATTTCCGCTTCCTGCGCGACCCGGCGTTCCGCGAGGTATTGCAGAGCGTCACGGCCACGTTCCAGCCGGTGGAGTGCTACGTGCACTGCAACCCGACCGGGCTGCTGCTGGTGGACGCCTGGGGCATCGGGCGTTTTCTGCTGGTGCAAACCGACGAGGACCTGCGCACACACTATGAAATTGCGGCAGATCTGGGGGCGCCCGGCGCCGTGCTGGATGCCCTGCGCAGCGGCGACGCCCTGCCCTGGTTCAATTCGCGCGACGGGTTCTACCACAAGGGCGTGGAGCACCCGGAAAACCACATGTACGCAGCCACCGCGGTGTCCGGCGAGCAGTGGTACTACTACGCCCTGATCGACGAAGTCGAACGCTTCCGCCTGCAGCACGTCAAGTCGTACCGCACCTGGCTCCGCGAGCAGGACCTGAGCCTCGCCGCCGACAGCCGGCCCCGATTCATCTAA
- a CDS encoding tRNA threonylcarbamoyladenosine dehydratase, whose amino-acid sequence MSTVLSAGNHVGTAQAERFAGIERLYGRGSLDRLARAHVCVIGVGGVGSWAAEALARSGVGRLTLIDGDDVCLSNTNRQLHALDGQYGRPKVGVIAERAHAISPTIRLEAMERFLTPSSLDELLDRNYDVVIDACDALKVKLETIVWCRRRKLPLVTVGAAGGRTDPTQVRVRDLSRTEHDAMLSMIRKKLRQEHGFPRNPDRFFGVSAVYSLQNVRYPQPDGSVCGVRPAGSDAVKLDCGGGLGAATHVTGAFAFAAVGKALEKLTAIPSPNGPPSPAQG is encoded by the coding sequence ATGAGCACAGTCCTTTCTGCTGGAAATCATGTGGGTACCGCACAGGCGGAACGCTTCGCCGGCATCGAGCGCCTGTACGGGCGCGGCAGCCTCGACCGCCTCGCCCGGGCGCACGTATGCGTCATCGGGGTGGGCGGTGTGGGCTCGTGGGCGGCTGAAGCCCTGGCGCGCAGCGGAGTCGGCCGGTTGACGCTGATCGATGGCGACGATGTCTGCCTGTCCAACACCAACCGCCAGTTGCACGCGCTGGATGGCCAGTACGGCCGGCCCAAGGTGGGCGTCATCGCCGAACGCGCGCATGCGATCAGCCCGACGATCCGGCTCGAGGCCATGGAGCGTTTCCTCACGCCGTCAAGCCTGGACGAGTTGCTGGACCGCAACTACGACGTGGTGATCGATGCCTGCGACGCCCTGAAGGTGAAGCTGGAGACCATCGTCTGGTGCCGCCGCCGCAAGCTGCCCCTGGTGACGGTGGGCGCGGCGGGCGGCCGCACCGACCCCACGCAGGTGCGCGTGCGCGACCTTTCGCGTACCGAGCACGACGCCATGCTCAGCATGATCCGGAAGAAGCTCCGCCAGGAGCACGGCTTCCCACGCAACCCCGATCGCTTCTTCGGCGTATCCGCCGTGTATTCCTTGCAAAATGTGCGCTACCCGCAGCCCGATGGCAGCGTCTGCGGTGTGCGACCCGCCGGCAGCGACGCGGTGAAGCTCGATTGCGGCGGCGGCCTGGGCGCCGCCACGCACGTCACCGGCGCCTTCGCCTTCGCCGCCGTAGGCAAGGCCCTCGAAAAGCTGACCGCCATCCCATCCCCAAACGGCCCGCCCTCACCCGCGCAGGGGTAG
- a CDS encoding sensor histidine kinase, with protein MTDAGPTMDTPTDKPAGPQGFLRMRWWLLVRAMARFETTMFLRTRYSQPKMVAIGVVGSFCLAVYYPVWAYLFPQPYENLPMRLACCATFIPLALLPWWPRRLRTQLPTYWYFAMTVAMPFFVGYMTLRNATPAWLMTHLACVMLLMMLFDLVSFLLVFSVGSVLAGLVFVLSPEAHLHTRTMLEYIPLLLFGMVGGATCTVSSTMAEQSRIDALTAASNNIAHELRTPLGSLRIAARAVARYMPDLIRSHRLAEGEGLAVPEMRAQNLHALERSIGVMEREVTYANTIIDMLLLSARPIGEVPLSRLQARDCVEQALRRFPYGSRSERDRITLSPLGDFPLYGEESLVVHVLFNLLRNALFHTDRAGKGEIRVFIEPAEGVNRIRVHDTGPGIPADVLPRVFNRFYSYSSDSAGTGAITGLGIGLAFCRAAMEHMGGGIACRTELGEFTEFTLTFPHSEPGDRQ; from the coding sequence ATGACCGACGCCGGACCCACCATGGACACGCCCACCGACAAACCAGCCGGGCCGCAGGGCTTCCTGCGCATGCGCTGGTGGCTGCTGGTACGGGCCATGGCACGTTTCGAAACCACCATGTTCCTGCGCACGCGCTACTCGCAGCCGAAGATGGTGGCGATCGGCGTCGTCGGCAGTTTCTGCCTTGCGGTCTATTACCCGGTCTGGGCCTACCTGTTTCCGCAGCCGTACGAAAACCTGCCCATGCGGCTGGCCTGCTGCGCCACGTTCATCCCGCTCGCGCTGCTGCCCTGGTGGCCACGGCGCCTGCGTACCCAGCTGCCGACCTACTGGTATTTCGCGATGACGGTCGCCATGCCGTTCTTCGTCGGCTACATGACCTTGCGTAACGCGACCCCGGCGTGGCTGATGACCCACCTGGCCTGCGTCATGCTGCTGATGATGCTGTTCGACCTGGTCAGTTTCCTGCTGGTGTTTTCCGTGGGCAGCGTGCTGGCCGGCCTGGTCTTCGTGCTGTCGCCGGAAGCCCACTTGCACACCCGCACCATGCTCGAATACATCCCCCTGTTGCTGTTCGGCATGGTCGGCGGGGCTACCTGCACCGTGTCCTCGACCATGGCGGAGCAATCGCGCATCGATGCCCTCACCGCCGCGTCCAACAACATCGCGCACGAGCTACGTACGCCGTTGGGCTCGTTGCGCATCGCGGCGCGCGCGGTGGCTCGCTACATGCCCGACCTGATCCGCAGCCACCGGCTTGCCGAGGGCGAAGGCCTGGCCGTGCCGGAAATGCGGGCGCAGAACCTGCACGCACTGGAGCGAAGCATCGGGGTGATGGAGCGCGAGGTCACCTACGCCAATACCATCATCGACATGCTGCTGCTGTCGGCAAGGCCGATCGGCGAGGTGCCCTTGTCACGCCTCCAGGCCCGCGATTGCGTGGAACAGGCCCTCCGGCGTTTTCCTTACGGGTCGCGCTCCGAGCGAGATCGCATCACCCTGTCGCCCCTGGGCGACTTCCCCCTTTACGGCGAAGAAAGCCTGGTGGTCCACGTGTTGTTCAACCTGCTGCGCAATGCACTTTTTCATACCGATCGCGCGGGCAAGGGCGAGATCCGCGTGTTCATCGAACCCGCCGAAGGCGTCAACCGCATCCGCGTGCACGACACCGGACCGGGCATCCCTGCGGACGTGCTTCCCCGTGTTTTCAACCGGTTTTATTCCTATTCCAGCGACAGCGCCGGCACCGGCGCCATCACGGGCCTTGGAATAGGACTCGCTTTTTGCCGCGCGGCGATGGAGCATATGGGCGGTGGCATCGCATGCCGTACCGAACTGGGTGAGTTCACCGAATTCACCCTGACCTTCCCGCATTCGGAACCCGGGGACCGGCAGTGA
- a CDS encoding 2OG-Fe(II) oxygenase has translation METRKHTRVTPDWYRWIAESLAAGNAPADILATMRDHQFDTGIARSAITDALFGGAGPVAEPSTSATPHVSRLAQGHILHTPDRDIRVLLRIARPVVALLDGVLDEAECEQLTHMAQVRLERSAVVSPESGANTVMDIRTSEGAFFQRSENPLIQRIDARAAAIMGLSEEHGEGLQVMRYGVGGEYVPHFDYFPPEEKGSEVPLRQGGQRVSTLIMYLADVEAGGETIFPRIDFSYVPRKGQALYFEYTDADGALDVLSLHGGAPVIRGEKWIVTKWMRERPFPG, from the coding sequence ATGGAGACGCGCAAGCACACCAGGGTTACGCCCGATTGGTACCGCTGGATCGCCGAGTCGCTCGCCGCGGGCAATGCGCCGGCCGATATCCTGGCCACGATGCGCGACCACCAGTTCGATACCGGTATCGCCCGCAGTGCCATCACCGATGCCTTGTTCGGCGGGGCCGGGCCGGTCGCCGAGCCGTCGACGTCGGCCACGCCCCACGTCTCGCGCCTTGCCCAGGGCCACATCCTGCACACCCCCGACCGCGATATCCGGGTGCTGTTGCGCATCGCGCGGCCCGTGGTCGCCTTGCTCGACGGGGTGCTCGACGAGGCGGAGTGCGAGCAGCTGACGCACATGGCGCAGGTTCGCCTGGAACGCTCCGCCGTGGTCTCGCCGGAATCCGGGGCCAACACCGTCATGGATATCCGCACGAGCGAAGGCGCGTTCTTCCAGCGGTCGGAGAATCCGCTGATCCAGCGTATCGATGCACGGGCCGCAGCCATCATGGGCCTGAGCGAGGAGCACGGTGAAGGCCTGCAGGTGATGCGTTACGGCGTCGGTGGCGAATACGTTCCCCACTTCGATTATTTCCCGCCGGAGGAGAAGGGCAGCGAGGTTCCGCTGCGGCAAGGCGGCCAGCGGGTATCCACGCTGATCATGTACCTGGCGGATGTCGAAGCAGGCGGGGAAACCATCTTCCCGCGCATCGACTTCAGCTACGTGCCGCGCAAGGGGCAGGCGTTGTATTTCGAGTACACCGACGCCGACGGGGCACTCGATGTGCTGTCGCTGCACGGCGGCGCGCCGGTGATCCGTGGCGAGAAATGGATCGTCACCAAGTGGATGCGCGAGCGCCCGTTCCCCGGCTGA
- a CDS encoding helix-hairpin-helix domain-containing protein, which translates to MNRLILALAGLMISSSAFASTPVNVNTADAPALAQSLDGVGLAKAQAIVAWRDTHGPFESADQLTEVKGIGQALVDRNREAIQVDGGKPGKKPRPARAARAKGVDADD; encoded by the coding sequence GTGAACCGTCTCATCCTCGCCCTCGCGGGCCTCATGATCTCTTCGTCCGCCTTCGCCTCCACGCCGGTGAACGTGAATACGGCCGACGCGCCCGCCCTCGCCCAGTCGCTGGATGGCGTGGGGCTGGCCAAGGCGCAGGCCATCGTGGCCTGGCGGGACACCCATGGCCCCTTCGAATCCGCCGACCAGCTCACCGAGGTCAAGGGCATCGGCCAGGCGCTGGTCGACCGGAACCGCGAGGCCATCCAGGTCGACGGCGGCAAACCGGGCAAGAAGCCCCGGCCGGCCCGGGCCGCGCGCGCCAAGGGCGTCGACGCCGACGACTGA
- a CDS encoding GNAT family N-acetyltransferase, with amino-acid sequence MPLSDIPVLETPRLRLTALTEQHFDDYARMLADAESTRWIGDGQPLDRMNAWRSMAMLLGHWALRGCGMWAMELKDTGEFIGRAGLMKPEGWPDLELGWMLKPEHRHHGYATEAGEAILAFAWNQMHAQRVISLVRIGNEASDHVAERLGGEHIDNIDFLGGATHLFAYYPPHRELRRAS; translated from the coding sequence ATGCCCCTATCCGATATCCCCGTCCTGGAAACGCCGCGCCTGCGGCTCACCGCCCTTACCGAACAGCATTTCGACGACTACGCGCGCATGCTCGCGGATGCCGAAAGCACCCGGTGGATCGGTGACGGCCAGCCTCTTGACCGCATGAACGCCTGGCGTTCCATGGCCATGCTGCTGGGTCACTGGGCCCTGCGCGGCTGCGGCATGTGGGCCATGGAGCTGAAGGACACCGGCGAATTCATCGGCCGCGCCGGCCTGATGAAGCCCGAAGGCTGGCCCGACCTGGAACTGGGCTGGATGCTGAAGCCCGAGCACCGCCACCATGGCTACGCGACGGAAGCGGGTGAAGCCATCCTCGCCTTCGCGTGGAACCAGATGCACGCCCAGCGCGTCATCAGCCTTGTGCGCATCGGCAACGAGGCCTCCGACCATGTGGCCGAGCGGCTGGGCGGCGAGCACATCGACAACATCGATTTCCTCGGTGGCGCCACCCACCTTTTCGCCTACTACCCACCCCATCGCGAACTGCGTCGCGCCAGCTAG
- a CDS encoding GIY-YIG nuclease family protein, giving the protein MPVTLRGMWCVYLIECRNGAWYAGITNDLDARYAAHVAGKGARYTRANPPVRLLGSRPFADRAEASRAEWVVKRLPRAKKLAWLVASPPDPAG; this is encoded by the coding sequence ATGCCGGTTACGCTACGCGGCATGTGGTGTGTCTATCTGATCGAATGCCGCAACGGCGCCTGGTACGCGGGGATCACCAACGACCTGGACGCCCGCTATGCGGCGCATGTGGCCGGCAAGGGCGCGCGCTATACCCGGGCCAATCCGCCCGTGCGCCTGCTCGGCTCGCGGCCGTTCGCCGACCGGGCCGAGGCCTCACGGGCCGAGTGGGTGGTGAAACGGTTGCCGCGAGCGAAGAAGCTGGCATGGCTGGTCGCATCGCCGCCCGATCCGGCTGGCTGA
- a CDS encoding M1 family metallopeptidase codes for MRRKAARVVRCVAAVALLGLAGAWAQDAVPVAPVAPPVPASASTVAAAPQLPVEIPFASPHAGFIRTPSAPEAWGGPRKGDEATLSDRVVSYRIQARLDPGKHTVDGRQQLTWRNRSDRPVSSVFLHLYLNAFEGEGSLFFTERNVLAGAGGSRGAAEVKKGEWGYIDLGRVEQDGAALSWRYVHPDGGPTTDHTVVRVDLARPVAPGASVTLDMSFHSQLPRVIERTGYVGSFHLVGQWFPKIGVLELAGERGATAPRWNVHAFHFNSEFYADFGEYDVHMTVPKGYVVGATGEQQGEPVPEGDALIWHFIQADVHDFAWMAAPGYRTMDGEWRGPGSPTVKVRVIYPPEYAATAKPVLKATIDALGWFSSTLGPYPYKTVTAVVPPFNADEAGGMEYPTFFTADSYTRVPAKTIDEYMLDFVTVHEFGHGYFYGLIASNEFEEPMLDEGLNEYWDERMLRARNQPVYLTTPLWRFFGVEPALPVFMLERMTAMLSRPADALGANSWDRLSSGTYVTVYSRTATALHDLEERLGKAATEKAFKDYYATWRFRHPSIGDLQASLSASTGQPAVVAQVFDQYVYGTDRIDDRVSDIASEEVLPLAGTALVDGKRVETSTDDNDAAIERQRDAWKKAHPGAAKGLGPFPWKTTVTLWRDGAPVPQTLKVTFADGGVETARWDDTRRWARFVFTRPAKGVSAELDPERTLYLDANKLNDSRTVEADHAASHRWSADVAALLQGFYAFLVTL; via the coding sequence ATGCGCCGCAAGGCAGCCAGGGTGGTTCGTTGTGTCGCAGCGGTGGCGCTGCTCGGTCTCGCCGGGGCATGGGCGCAGGATGCCGTTCCCGTCGCGCCCGTCGCTCCGCCCGTGCCAGCCTCCGCCAGCACCGTTGCCGCGGCGCCGCAGCTTCCCGTCGAGATTCCCTTCGCATCGCCACATGCCGGCTTCATCCGCACGCCCAGCGCACCCGAGGCGTGGGGCGGTCCACGCAAGGGGGACGAGGCCACGCTGTCCGACCGCGTCGTGTCCTACCGCATCCAGGCGCGGCTCGATCCGGGAAAGCACACAGTGGACGGCCGGCAGCAGCTGACCTGGCGCAACCGCAGCGATCGTCCGGTGTCGTCGGTGTTCCTGCACCTGTACCTGAATGCCTTCGAAGGGGAAGGCAGCCTGTTCTTCACCGAGCGCAACGTGCTCGCCGGTGCCGGCGGTTCGCGCGGTGCGGCCGAGGTGAAGAAGGGTGAATGGGGGTACATCGACCTGGGCAGGGTGGAGCAGGACGGCGCCGCGTTGTCGTGGCGCTACGTGCACCCGGATGGTGGCCCCACGACGGACCACACCGTGGTGCGGGTCGACCTGGCCCGGCCGGTGGCGCCCGGTGCCAGCGTCACGCTCGACATGTCGTTCCACAGCCAGCTGCCGCGGGTGATCGAGCGCACCGGCTACGTCGGCTCGTTCCATCTCGTGGGGCAGTGGTTCCCGAAGATCGGCGTGCTCGAACTGGCCGGGGAGCGCGGCGCGACGGCGCCGCGCTGGAATGTGCACGCGTTCCATTTCAACAGCGAGTTCTACGCCGACTTCGGCGAGTACGACGTCCACATGACCGTGCCCAAGGGCTACGTGGTGGGTGCCACCGGCGAACAGCAGGGGGAGCCGGTGCCGGAAGGCGACGCGCTCATCTGGCATTTCATCCAGGCCGACGTGCACGATTTCGCCTGGATGGCCGCTCCCGGCTACCGGACGATGGACGGCGAATGGCGCGGCCCGGGCAGCCCGACGGTGAAGGTGCGCGTGATCTACCCACCTGAATACGCGGCCACGGCGAAGCCGGTGCTCAAGGCCACCATCGATGCGCTCGGCTGGTTTTCGTCCACGCTGGGCCCGTATCCGTACAAGACCGTAACCGCCGTGGTGCCGCCGTTCAACGCCGACGAGGCGGGCGGCATGGAATACCCCACCTTCTTCACCGCGGACAGTTACACCCGCGTGCCGGCGAAGACGATCGACGAATACATGCTGGATTTCGTCACCGTGCACGAGTTCGGCCATGGCTACTTCTACGGGCTGATCGCCTCGAACGAGTTCGAGGAGCCGATGCTCGACGAAGGCCTCAACGAATACTGGGACGAGCGCATGCTGCGCGCGCGCAACCAGCCGGTGTACCTGACCACGCCGCTGTGGCGGTTCTTCGGCGTCGAGCCGGCACTGCCGGTATTCATGCTCGAACGGATGACGGCGATGCTGTCGCGACCGGCCGATGCGCTGGGCGCGAACTCATGGGATCGCCTGTCCAGCGGCACGTATGTCACGGTGTATTCGCGTACCGCCACCGCCCTGCACGACCTCGAGGAACGGCTGGGCAAGGCGGCGACCGAAAAGGCCTTCAAGGATTACTACGCCACTTGGCGCTTCCGTCATCCGTCGATCGGCGACCTGCAGGCGTCCCTGTCGGCCTCGACGGGGCAGCCGGCCGTGGTGGCGCAGGTGTTCGACCAGTACGTCTACGGCACCGACCGCATCGACGACCGCGTCAGCGACATTGCCAGCGAGGAGGTGCTGCCGCTGGCCGGTACGGCGTTGGTCGACGGCAAGCGTGTGGAAACCAGTACCGACGACAACGACGCGGCCATCGAGCGCCAACGAGACGCCTGGAAAAAGGCCCATCCCGGTGCGGCGAAGGGCCTGGGCCCATTCCCGTGGAAGACCACGGTGACCCTCTGGCGCGACGGTGCCCCGGTACCGCAGACACTCAAGGTCACCTTTGCCGATGGCGGCGTGGAAACCGCGCGCTGGGACGACACGCGGCGTTGGGCCCGCTTCGTCTTCACCCGGCCGGCCAAGGGCGTTTCCGCCGAGCTGGACCCGGAGCGCACCCTCTACCTCGATGCGAACAAGCTCAACGACAGCCGCACCGTCGAGGCCGACCACGCCGCTTCCCATCGCTGGAGCGCCGACGTCGCGGCGTTGCTGCAGGGGTTCTACGCTTTCCTGGTGACCCTATGA
- a CDS encoding M20 family metallopeptidase: MDTSRITSFVSALWDAEIVPQLVEYIRIPNKSPMFDAQWREHGYMDQAVDLMARWARAKLPAFEGATLEVVRLEGRTPLIYIDVPAQGVTGKGTDETVVLYGHLDKQPEMTGWAEDLGPWVPVIKGDKLYGRGGADDGYAIFGSLAALLALREQGVPHARCVILIEACEESGSYDLPHYVDHLADRIGNPALVVCLDSGCGNYDQLWLTTSLRGMTGGNLTVQVLEEGVHSGDASGVVPSSFRILRDLLSRLENPQTGEIVPRELYVEIPAQRIEQARRSAEVLGTAIYDKFPFVEGMQPAATDLSELVLNRTWRPQLAVTGVGGMPPLDSAGNVLRPKTSVKLSLRVPPTLSGAEAGAFLKQLLEKDPPYGARVSFDLEKDGSGWNAPALSPWLEDAVAQASQHYFGAPAAYMGEGGSIPFMGMLGDKFPQAQFLITGVLGPHSNAHGPNEFLHIPTGKRVSMVVADVVARHFQEASRA; the protein is encoded by the coding sequence ATGGATACCTCGCGCATCACCTCCTTCGTCAGTGCCCTCTGGGATGCGGAAATCGTCCCGCAGCTGGTCGAGTACATCCGCATTCCCAACAAGTCGCCGATGTTCGACGCGCAGTGGCGGGAACATGGTTACATGGACCAGGCGGTGGACCTGATGGCGCGCTGGGCGCGTGCGAAGCTGCCGGCCTTCGAAGGCGCCACGCTCGAGGTGGTGCGCCTGGAAGGCCGCACGCCGCTGATCTACATCGACGTGCCCGCGCAGGGCGTGACCGGCAAGGGCACCGACGAAACCGTCGTGCTCTATGGCCACCTCGACAAACAGCCGGAGATGACGGGCTGGGCCGAGGACCTCGGTCCGTGGGTGCCGGTGATCAAAGGCGACAAGCTCTACGGCCGTGGCGGCGCGGACGACGGCTACGCCATCTTCGGCTCGCTGGCCGCCCTGCTGGCGCTGCGCGAACAGGGCGTGCCGCATGCCCGCTGCGTCATCCTGATCGAGGCCTGCGAGGAATCGGGCAGCTACGACCTGCCGCATTACGTCGATCACCTGGCCGACCGCATCGGCAACCCGGCCCTGGTGGTCTGCCTCGACTCCGGCTGCGGCAACTACGACCAGCTGTGGCTGACCACGTCGCTGCGTGGCATGACGGGCGGCAACCTGACCGTGCAGGTCCTGGAGGAAGGCGTCCATTCCGGTGACGCATCGGGTGTGGTGCCGTCGAGCTTCCGCATCCTGCGCGACCTGCTCAGCCGCCTGGAAAACCCGCAGACCGGCGAGATCGTGCCGCGCGAGCTGTATGTCGAGATCCCGGCCCAGCGTATCGAGCAGGCCCGCCGTTCCGCCGAGGTCCTGGGCACTGCCATCTACGACAAGTTTCCCTTCGTCGAAGGCATGCAACCGGCGGCCACCGACCTGAGCGAGCTCGTGCTCAATCGCACCTGGCGGCCGCAGCTGGCGGTGACCGGCGTGGGTGGCATGCCTCCGCTGGACAGCGCTGGTAACGTGCTGCGCCCGAAGACGTCGGTGAAGCTGAGCCTCCGTGTGCCGCCGACCCTTTCGGGGGCGGAGGCCGGCGCGTTCCTCAAGCAGCTGCTGGAGAAGGATCCACCCTACGGCGCCCGGGTCAGCTTCGACCTCGAGAAGGATGGCAGCGGCTGGAACGCGCCCGCCCTCTCGCCCTGGCTGGAGGATGCCGTGGCGCAGGCGTCGCAGCATTACTTCGGCGCGCCCGCCGCGTATATGGGCGAAGGCGGCAGCATCCCGTTCATGGGCATGCTCGGGGACAAGTTCCCGCAGGCGCAGTTCCTCATCACCGGTGTGCTGGGGCCGCATTCCAACGCCCACGGCCCGAACGAATTCCTGCATATCCCCACGGGCAAACGGGTGAGCATGGTGGTGGCCGATGTGGTCGCGCGCCACTTCCAGGAAGCCTCGAGGGCATGA
- a CDS encoding aminotransferase-like domain-containing protein encodes MHPSYDLAVNYPLRTPVAARLAEALAHATLDLDTLAYPDPQGSAPTRQAIAQWMTRIGGHATVDPGHLVLTLGARHALWLALACLVAEGEASTVMVDTLTYHGFRDLASGMGTRCVDVAMDEHGMLPDSLDAVAARSHSRVVYVQPTLHNPTTLTLPLQRRLDLAAVVERRGLWIVEGDVYSHLVHDTGEALPPFATLLPQRTLHAGGVGKLLGPGLRVGWLRLPNPALLAACVEPLRRATDGLPGWLPAVVAGWMRDGTALALNQALQSAMRERAALARQVVGPDLVTSGASLHAWLPCADAEAFSERLLARGVRVGNPAGYGDPSTRATGVRMCLGAEEDIGRLEVALGIVGGCR; translated from the coding sequence ATGCATCCGTCCTACGACCTGGCCGTGAACTATCCCCTGCGAACCCCGGTGGCCGCCCGGCTGGCCGAGGCACTGGCCCACGCGACCTTGGACCTCGACACGCTGGCCTATCCCGATCCGCAGGGCTCGGCACCGACCCGCCAGGCGATCGCGCAGTGGATGACCCGTATCGGTGGGCACGCCACCGTCGATCCCGGCCACCTCGTGCTGACCCTGGGCGCGCGCCACGCGCTCTGGCTGGCGCTGGCGTGCCTCGTCGCCGAGGGGGAGGCGTCGACGGTGATGGTGGATACCCTTACCTACCACGGCTTCCGCGACCTCGCGTCGGGCATGGGAACCCGATGTGTCGATGTCGCCATGGACGAGCACGGCATGCTGCCGGATTCACTCGACGCCGTGGCGGCACGTTCGCACAGCCGCGTCGTGTACGTGCAGCCGACCCTGCACAACCCGACTACCCTCACGCTGCCCCTGCAGCGGCGCCTGGACCTCGCCGCGGTGGTGGAGCGACGGGGGCTGTGGATCGTCGAGGGCGACGTGTACAGCCACCTGGTGCACGACACGGGCGAGGCACTGCCGCCGTTCGCCACCCTGTTGCCCCAGCGCACCCTGCATGCGGGCGGCGTCGGCAAGCTGCTTGGCCCGGGCCTGCGCGTCGGCTGGCTGCGACTACCGAATCCGGCGCTCCTTGCGGCGTGCGTGGAGCCGCTCCGCCGCGCCACCGACGGCTTGCCGGGATGGCTGCCGGCCGTGGTCGCCGGCTGGATGCGGGATGGCACGGCGCTGGCGCTGAACCAGGCCCTGCAATCGGCGATGCGGGAGCGTGCGGCCCTCGCACGCCAGGTCGTGGGGCCCGACCTGGTGACCTCCGGCGCCAGCCTGCATGCGTGGCTGCCCTGCGCGGATGCGGAGGCCTTCAGCGAGCGCCTCCTGGCACGGGGGGTCAGGGTCGGTAACCCGGCCGGGTATGGCGATCCATCCACCCGTGCCACGGGGGTGCGCATGTGCCTGGGGGCCGAGGAGGATATCGGCCGGCTGGAGGTGGCGTTGGGAATCGTTGGAGGGTGTCGTTAG
- a CDS encoding SET domain-containing protein-lysine N-methyltransferase translates to MIVPRYRIAASAIPGAGKGLFLDEAVAAGRIVTAPDAIDRTHRWDEIMASASLSADLHAAARWFEDRYTVSPEWPDECYVNHSFEPTGLWHLGFIFAARDLVQGDEITVDYRHLLAPGQEESFNDAASGEKITGLSWHESLTRSTRALAALLG, encoded by the coding sequence ATGATCGTGCCGCGTTACCGCATTGCCGCCTCCGCCATTCCCGGCGCCGGCAAGGGTCTTTTTCTCGACGAAGCCGTTGCCGCCGGTCGCATCGTCACCGCGCCCGACGCCATCGATCGCACCCACCGCTGGGACGAGATCATGGCGTCCGCCTCCCTGTCCGCCGACCTCCATGCCGCCGCTCGCTGGTTCGAGGACCGCTACACCGTCTCCCCCGAGTGGCCCGACGAGTGCTACGTCAACCACAGCTTCGAACCGACCGGGCTATGGCACCTGGGCTTCATCTTCGCCGCGAGGGATCTGGTCCAAGGCGATGAAATCACAGTGGATTACCGCCACCTGCTTGCCCCCGGCCAGGAAGAAAGCTTTAACGACGCGGCAAGTGGTGAGAAAATAACCGGCTTGTCCTGGCACGAAAGCCTCACACGCTCGACGCGTGCCCTGGCCGCCCTGCTCGGCTGA